A region of the Vanrija pseudolonga chromosome 2, complete sequence genome:
TGCTTGCGCCTGCGACCCTCCAGCAGCCGGCGACCCCGCCGCTCAACGCTGCTGGGTGTGGAATATTGCCAGCGTGCAGGCGCGTGCCGGTGCCGCATTACTTGCCTGGGCCTGTCTCAATGGCGCAGTTGCTCGATCCGGCTGCATCCGCCGTAAaggacggcggcagcggcatcaGCAGCAGTACCGAGGCCAAGCTGTTGCATAAGGACAGTGTCGGTGAtcctgctgctgttgctgctgctcaccCCTCCTCGCGGTTACCTCATCGCCTCGTGTCTATACCCTCTCCTCCGTTATTGCCGGCAGCAACAAAGGCAACAACGGCATCTGCAGCTCGAAGGCCACACGACGTTGCGTCCTCGGCACCAACAGCCACcaacaacgccgccgccgccgccgccgccgcatcgtTTCCCTTGTTTCGTGCACCTCTTTACTCTCCCACATCGCAAAAGACTAGTCTTGTCACAACCCCAACTTCCTTGCCCGGCTACAAGGACcactacgacgacggcacgagcgccgagtcTGGCCCCCAGCTAGACcaccccagcagcagcgaagCGAGCGACCACGCGCTCGTCGAAAAGGACGTCACTCTTTACAATACACCCACTCGCACTCTTTCTCTCATACCCACTCACTCTTCACACCAAGCACCGCTCGTCAAGCGCAGGGGACAGCACGCGCTATCCTTGTCCACCTCTTCCACCCCCAGGCGACGCGGCAGAAGGGcatcggcagcagcagcacgcatCCTTGACGGACACCGACCTCCCCCACAACCCCCAGCCATGCAGCAGGCGACGCAACATTCCCTCGTCGCATCCTTGCTGGGGACGCTCCCCgcaggcagcgacggcagccccaacagcagcggcgatGGTCTCGAGCACAAGCCCTCCTCCCTTGGGCggggcgcagcagcgcgcggtcgcgtcgacgtcgacaaggctgctgctcccaATGGTGCTAACGGTaccggcagcagcgcccaggacgagcacgagccgGCACAGCCAGTGGCCCTTTCACCCGTCGACGTTCGCGAAATGCTCAGTCACTGTGATGACGCGACCATGAGCTGGAGTCTGCAGTTCTGGGTCACCATTGCGGACCCCCTGGTACGTCCCCTCCGTTCGGGGTCCAACAACTACGACTCCATTACGGATACGGTAGTCACTTGCGCTAACGTACAACCCCAGACTCACCACGTCTTCTTCGCATGTCCTGCATCAGGTACGACGACTCCTCTGTTTCCCACCCTACCTTTGGCGTTCACTGCTAACACTTGTTCGCCAGGCCAATGCAGTTGGGAGCCCCCAGTCGGCGCATTTGTGTACGTCTTGTTTACATGCTTGCTCTCTGAAATATGAGACGAcatgccgctcgccgcgcgcgtgtgctAATAAAGTTAGGGTGCCTCGCTCTCCCGACGGAGAATGGTGGGAGCTCGCAGACCCTTCCCGCAACAACCAGAGCTACTACTACAGTGAGTCTGCGGGCcggcccctcctcctccacttTTCCATCCATCCCGTcccgtccacgccgcgccgcgccgagatggccgcgtgttgttgtcgttgctCTTGCCAAGTTGTTAACGTCCTCGCCAGACACTCTTACGAGCGTCACCCAGTGGAACCggcccgacggcgacgcgttTGTAATTCCCCTAGGGTTGATACAGGTACGCTCCAATAACCCCGAACCTCCAGCTCATAAACCCCGCAGAGGAACGCTCTACCGGCACATAACGTTAGCAACTCCTCGGATGATCAGAGCAACAGAACATCACCAGACAAAGTAAACGGCAGTCTTCATCCATCAAAGGCGCCGGGCGGGTCCAATACGTCGTCGGTGCGCTTTGCTCAGTCGCCAGTCGTGGCCGTGGAtgcccccgacgacgactcgaccCCCGGGTCTCACGATCACAACATGGAGCGGGACGCCAGTCGCGAGTTTCTGGCCGAGGGCTCCACTCCGCTGCAgcaaccaccaccgccctcccAGCACCTCTCGCCAGTGGCCTCAGGATCGTCTCCAGCGCGTAGCCAGGAGGAGCGCGCAGGCTGGTGGGACCGTCGCAAGTCGCGCAAGGCCCGTCCCAGGATCATGGACATTGGCCCAGTTGTCGGCCACACCGAGAACAGCATCCTCCCTtcaccacctcgctcccCCATTCCTATCGACGATGGCAGTGTCAACCTCACATTCCAGCCCGCGTCGCCTACCCAGGCGGCTTACGACACGCACACGTCGTTCAGCACCGACATGTTCGCCGACCGCTACTTTGCGACCAAGCGCTCTGGCGTGTTGAGAACAAGGCTTCCGCTGGAGCGCATCATGGAGTGGCAGCGTAACCCCATCTCCTCGCCATTGCTTGTGTTAAGCAAGTCGTCGGTGCAGGACGCCATCACCACCTTCAAGGTCATCCAGCATGTgatgggcgagcgcgaccgcccagtcgacgccgcaCGAGCTCCACACGGCAGTCCCTCCTTGTCCCTGCGAtccaagggcgccgaggctgacACGTCCGAAACCAAGATGGTCATCCTCGAGGAGATTCGATGGATGCTGCAACTCGGCGTTGGACGGACTGAAATGCGGGACGAGATTTATTGCCAGTTGATCAAACAGCTTACCCGCAATCCCGATCAGGACGCCACCGTTCTCGGGTTTCAACTCTTCTGTGTCTTTGTGCACGCCTTTGGCCCTTCAAAGAGCTTTGAACCCTTTGTGCAGTCCTTCCTCGTCCGCAATGTCGAGCGCACCGACTATGGAATTGGCATCATGTCCAAGTTCTGCCTGGCGCGTCTGGACTCTTGGCTAAAGaacggcggccgtggccgtgttCTTACGGTGGCCGAGATTGAGCACGCATCCGTGAGTGACAAAGTAAACGCTGGTGCTGACGCTCCACAGGACGCTGCATTCTACCCGTCCGTGTACGGCCAGACCCTCGAGACGATCATGCAGCGCCAGGAAGGCGCGTACCCAGAGCTTCGAATCCCCATCATCCTGCCATTCTTGGCGGACGGCATTCTCGCTCTTGGTGGCACCGAAGCCGAAGGCATCTTCCGTGTCCCCGGCGACCAGGACGCTATTGCGGACCTGAAGGCGCGCATCGACCGTGGACACtaccagctcggcggcatcgacgacCCACATGTGACAGGCTCTCTGTTCAAGATGTGGCTGCGCGAGCTAGACGAGCCGCTCGTGCCTACAAAGCAGTACAATGCCGCCCTGGAGGCCTCCAAGGATGTGGACAACACGATCATCTTCTTGAAGAAGCTGCCCGACCACAACCGACGAGTGCTGCTGTTCGTCATCAGCTTCATGCAGCTGTTCTTGGACCCGGCCGTCGTTGCTATCACCAAGATGACGCCGTCCAACCTGGCGTTGGTGCTGGCACCAAACATCCTGAGGACGACAAGCGAGGAGCTGTCGACCGTGTACAACAATACTTCTTTCGAATGCCGCTTTGTCTTGAACCTGCTGCTACACCTCGACCCTCCATCTGTCGACCCCGAGTACGTGCCAACGCACGGTGCGGGCgagcgctcgtcgctcgacgagtcggaccaggaggaggacgagttccACGAGagtcacgacgacgacgtcctcgaaGCGGAGCGAGCAGAGTAGATGTGTAATGTGCGCCATGACCCTCGCTGGGTCAATCTTGGGCTTTGACCTTGGACAATCTGTGCAGACGGTGCCTTCTGCACATCACCCCTCCCTGCACGCAACGCACTCTTTTACCCCCACGCCGACCATACTCAATGACATGTTACGATATAGGTACGGACCGAGTCAATGGACCGGCTCCATGCATGCAGTTATGTATAGTAGAGGGGTGTGGGAAGGTGGGATGGGGTGCGGGTGtgcctcgacgcgtcgaggtcgaggtccaGCGCGTGGGGTGAACCGTCATGTGGATtaccgccgagcacgcgtTGGTTGCCTGCCCTCCCTCCAGATAGGGGTCCCCAACATGGTTGCGCCAGGTATCGGACGTCGGACGTGACGGAGACAAGACGCCTGCTGCTTGTCAGACGTCTCGCAGTAGCTTGTGACAGGGTTGTGACCTGGATGAGGGCGCGACGGTAGCGTTTCAGACCACGGCGTCCACCCGGCTGATGGACTTTGCGACCGACCACAAGCAGCCAGTAGGGCGAGTTGGGCGTCCCCCTGAAACTGCACTCTCCCAGCTTGGTGTCGAGCGAGCCCATGTGATGGGATGGGcgggccagcagcggcgccagcgtccccgccagcgccaggcgcgccAGGGGAAGTGTGCGTTTCACGACTAATGGACGGGCCGTGATGCCGTCACGACGCCACATCTGATCGGACagagtgggcggcggcgcgtgtttggggtgtgagctcggtgggtggtggtgctgctgctgcttgtgtGCATGCGGAATCTGCATTCCAACAAGCTTGTTGCCTGGGCAGAACTCGAGCCCTCGAGCCCAAGCAGCAAGTTACTCAGGGCCAGCCAGGCCCGTCACGACCACCCAGCtggcagcgggcgggcggaaTAGCAAGACGCACTAGACGACCCGCGTCCGTCCATCGACGTCTGAAGGTTCGGCACAGTCGTCGCGTTTGCTTGTGTTGGCTGGCCTCTTGCCGTTGTGAGGGGGAGACACCACTTGGGGGAGCAACACTGTTGTCGCTGTCTCAGAGACTCGCTCGACTTTGTCTTGCTCATACCAACAACACCACACTCGTTACCATACCCACCACGCTCCTTTTTACCTTCTCGGCCGTTGGAAACACGATACGACGCGCTTGTTGAacaggcagcggcgacatTTGGATCGACGCACACGACTAGAACATTTGCGTATCTCTTGAGGAGCGAACAGGTCCAGGATGCAGGTCCAGCTTGGATCAAGGTGCGTGTGGCGCCTcggctcgccgcgcccggaccccgccgcgtcgccgtcgctgtcgctgacACCTCCCCCAGCTCATCACAGCTCCACTATGCCCCGTGCCGCGGGTGCGACCCGGGCACCGGGTTCGCCGCCTTTCTCGACTTTTACGCGCGCGAAGGCAACGGCACGGACGCGGGCATGGTGACGACAGGCAGCAACACGAGCGTTGGGCTCAACTTTACCGGCACGGGCGTGGCATTTGAGCTTTCGTTTGTCGACGGGTCGGCCGACGCAAGCAAGAACGGCTGGGTGACCGACCTGCGCATCAACGGCTCCTCGGCGCCTGCGACCGCGAACGCGACCGgcacgagcgtcagcgggcTCCCGTACGGCCGGCACGAGATCACGCTGGGGTTCACACAGCCGCAAGCCAACTCGTCCAACCCGGTCACGGTGCacaacgtcgtcggcacgctGGGCCAGGTGGCGGGCGACCACAGCGCCAACGCGACGATTGACGACTCGTGGTGGCGCAATGCGTCGCTGTGGATCTCGGGCGGGTGGAACATGATCGAGGGGGCAGACGGCGGCCAGAGCAACAATATCAACCAGACCCAgtttgacgccgaggtcggcaccgTCGCAAACGACTACAACAGCTCCGTGTCGTGGACGACCGAGCCGCGCGCGTGGAACGCCGTGCGGTGGAACGGTAGCGCCGTATGGGTGTACGGCATTGCCGGGGGAGACGCTGGGTGAGTTGCTTAAGCCGTGgtgggggctggggctggggctggggctggtcGCCGATCAAACCGAACATGAGGCAGCGGCAGAGgctggcagcagctgcgAGTCGTTGCCGTGCATGTCCGCGGTCATGTGCGACCATGTCTCGGGCCATGTTGAGGGCGGCTGTCGTCATGGCAAAGAAGACACGCGCGCCAAACTTTGTGTCGTTGTTCGCTCGTCGTGACAAGGCACGGGGGGAGTCGTGCTCTCCTCGGGTTGCTGCTTGCTTCATTTTgtgccgctcgtcgtcgtcttgaCTTGTTCCCACGGCTAACGCGCACAGCACATTCGAGCTGCAACTCGACAACGTCTCGCAGGGCGTGTTTGACGCGTCTGGCGGACCCAGAGTGTATGACAGCGTGCTCTTCCATGCTTCGGGCCTCAACGACGGCCCACACGAGGTGGTCTTGACCAACGTGGCGGGGCGGCTGTCTTTCGACCGCCTCGTGGCGTCGACTGGCCTCGACCCCGCACCCGCGCTTGTCCCCATcacgtccacctcgtccgccctgccgtcgtcctctgcagagccgtcctcgacctcatcaGAAAGTCCCGCACCGTCCAGCACCGATGAATCCGACCCCTATGGTGACTGGCACGACACGAAGGGCtctgggcgtggcgtgacGAGCGGCACAGTGGCTggcatcatcatcgccgtgctcctcctcctcgcgctcgccttcctcctctgccgccgcaggcacaagcgcgagcagcgccacAACTCAAAGCAGCAGTGGGACGAGGACAGGCCGTGGCACCAGCGCCTGTTTTCAAAGGACAAGGGATGGCGCTTTGTCCACCTTGCCGACGCGCCAGCGATGcacaccgacgccggcgccccgCGTGACAAGGACGCCTTGCACTTCTCAAGCTCGAGCTTTGGGTCGGCGGCcggccacctcgccaaccTGCCCGAGACTAGCCCACGCCGCTTCATTGCCGGCTTCTTCCGCGCCAAGAGCTTCCGGAGCGCCAGGAGCGTAACGTACGACGCTGAggcaccgctgccgccactcccgcgcggcgcgagcgccagcaccgactcggactctggcagcggccagcacgaccacctcgacgagaaggcgTATGCGCATGGACTGCGCCGCGAGATGTCTCACCCCGACGCGATGGCACGCGAGCCGTCACCGAACCCTCTCTTtgctgcgctcggcgggcaaCACTCCCCGCTCACCCAGCTCCAGCGCAGCTTCTCGACCAGCAGTGGCGACAGGGCAGCCCCGCCACCTGCAATCAAGGTGTACCGCTCCCAGacgcccgacgaggacgacgaccaggaAGAGTttggcgtcctcgacctccgccAGCACCGCTCCGAGAACGAAGCGCGCCAGCACCCAACCCAGCACCTGAGCTACACGAAAGCGCGTGACTCGGCGTACAACGCGTCGATTCGCGAGTCGGCCTACGGCAACCACCGTAACCGCCACACGGCCAACTCGggccccctcggcgtccgcgaGTGGTACGACTGGTTCGGGCTCAGCACGTACGGCGACCGCGCGAGCAAGCAGAGCGCGCGCAACACGGACCCATGGGTCGTCGATGGTGGCGCCGCACCAGTTTCGTATGTCCCGCCGGtcgaggcgcagcgcagccCCCGCAGACGATACTTTGACAAGCCCTCGTTCCTTCATAGTAAGTAgcgtgtggtgtgtgtgtatTCGGGAGCACGGCTGACATTTACTCAGGATTCGGTTGATTGTATCGGGACCGAATGTAACAATAGTATTGCCCATTGTAGAATAGCGTCTAGTCCCTTCGCTAGCCCCCGCCCGCGGCATGCATGCATGGACACGATCACGGCAATCTACTAAATGCTACGGTGTGAGAGAGTCTGGCGGTGCGgagggacgacgacaatgaaGTATGTGTTGGAGCCCGTGGAAAATGCAGAACGAAACAGGGATGAGTGTGGATGTTATGATCTTGCCTCGACACCTTAGCGcttgacggcgccgcgacgcagAGGCTTGATCTTGCGCCCGCCAGGGGAACCCGGCGCATTGTCTGCGCCAAGGCCCATGCTGAAACCGTTAccgtcggccgcggcagGCGCCGGCGAACCAAAGCGGACAGGCGCCGAcgttggtgtcgtcggcgcagcgccaaACTGGAACGGCTGGGAAGCCGGCGCGGCTGCCGGAGTGCTCGACCCAAACGAAAATGGAGCGGCGGCTGGAGCAGCCGGTGTGCTGGTCGCGTTGTTCGGCGCGCCAAAGGCAAACGAAGGGCCAGTCGGGGTGGCAGGAGACGCGCCTGGTGCGGGCGACGGTGCGCTACTACCGAAGGCGAACGGAGCGGCAGAAGGAGGCGCGGTGGCTGAgccgaacgccgcgccgttcgcgccACCGCCAAAGCCAGAGCCCGTGCCAAACCCAGAACCGGTGCCGAAGCCGTTGCCGGtgctcgctggcgtcgaAGCCGGAGCGGTGGAGCCAAAGCCCGACGATGCGTTGTTTGAGGCTCCGAACGAGAAGCCAGAGGAGGCGGGGGCCGCAGCAGGTGCCGCAGGTGTGGAGCCAAAGCCAgtggaggccggcgccgcggagCTTCCACCAAACGAGAACCCTGTGCCAGAGCCAAAGCCAGTGGACGGGGCGGCCGCCGGAGTGGAGGAGCCCTGGGCACCGAAGCCAAAGCCAGTTGATGCCGGAGCAACTGGCGCGGTTGTAGCGCTGCTGTTGCCAAAGGAGAAGGCAGACTTGTCAGCAGGAGCCGCTGAGCCAAAGCCAAAGCcagtcgacggcgcgggggagcTCTCTTTCTCGGGAGACTTGGCCTTGCCGAACCCAAAGCCAGTGCCAGTGCCAaacgacgaggccgagggagCTGGTGCTGCAGGCTTGGCAGCCGAGCCGTTGGCAGTACCAAAGCCTCCAAACGATGGCGCAGGCTTGTCCGCAGCCGGGGCACCAAAGCCGAATGGCTTGGAAGCCTCCGCAGGCTTGTCAGCATTCGCAGCTGGTGTGCCAAAACTGAAAGGCTTGGGTGCCTCTGTAGGCTTGTCGGCTGcaggtgcggcggcggaaggCGTGCCAAAGCTGAAACCGGCGGGCTTGGCAGACTCGGCTGGCTTGGCCGCTGCAGGAGCACCAAAGTTGAATGGCGCTGCTGTCTTGGGCTCGACAGCTGGCGTCGCAGACGGGGCGCCAAAGCTGAATGGAGCCTTTGGCGCGGCAACGGGCTTGCTGGCCTCGGTCGACGCGGTAGGCGCGCCGAACGAGAAGGAGGCCTTGGGAGCCTCCGCAGGCTTGTCAGCCGCAGGGGTGCTGTTGCCAAAGCTGAATGAGGGCTTGTCGGCGGGCTGGCCAAACTTGACGGGGTGAGCACAAAGCAAGACGCCAGAAAAGACACTCACGACTGAAGGAGCAGGGGCATCAGACTTGGCCtctggggcgggcgtggaGCCGGGTGACGAGCCGAACGTAAAAGTTGAGACAACTGGCTTGGACTGCTCGGCGGTCTTCGGCTTGATGCCAAAGTCAAAGGCGATGGGGGCCGCGTTCACGGACGGGGTAGCCGCTGGTGCCGCCGAGACCGACTGGCCAAAGAAGTTGGGGACCCCGGAGCTGGGGTCCGGCGATGGCGGCTTACCAAGGCCAAGAGACGCCGCAAGCTTCGGGCTGGTAGGGGCAGCGAAGAATGAGGACGCAGGTGGCTTCGAAGTAGGCGTAGTCGAGCCGGTCGGCGTTAACGACGCCACCGGGGTGTGAGCAGATAGGGAGAAGAACCCAGCATCTGCGGGAGGTTCCTTTGGTGTCGCGTTTGAGATAGCAGAGGCTTCCTTCTGACTCTGGGGCGAGTCGGGCTCTGCAACAACCGAGTTGTTTgccagcggcgacgatgcgcgGGGCCGCGTGGAGATGCCAGTGCCGAGGCGGTTGATAGAGCGACTCGTGTTGGAAGAAGGAAGGGAGAGGGAGTTCGCGGACTGCTGGGACGGGGCAGGCGCCGGGGTACCGATACGCGAAGACAGTAGGGGCGTGTGGTTGGTCGATGGCGCTGGCTCGGGAGCCTTGGGCTtgtcggcgggcgccgcggTGTTGCCGAAGAGGGGCATCGAGATGCCAGAGAAGGACAGCGGGATcttggcggccgcctcgagctcatccATGTCGGGCAGGTCCTCCTCGCGGGCCGAGAAGCGACCACTACTGCCGGTggctgccggcgtcgtcgcccgcgacgaGTTGTAGCTTGCCGCACCCTGATGGGAGCGATGCTTGCGCTCCGCACCAGCGCGAAGGGAGGAGCGTGCGCGAGGGCCGTCGTTATCGTCGCGGACCTGGTAGCCCGATGACGAGGCGATAGGTGCCGCGGACCCGGATGTCGAAGCACTAGGGGAGGCCGCGTGCGTGATGATCGACGGGACGGCAACTGGGGtagggggaggggaaggcGTGCGCTTGCGCTCTGGCAGAGGCGACGTCTTCTTCCGGCGTGTGCTTCGGGTGGCTCGCGGTGTTGGCTCCGGGGTAGGCGACTTGACGTTCTTCTTCGTGCGCGTGCTACGGCGAACCTTGGGGGTCTCGGTCATctcttcgtcctcctcgggaattggcgacctcgacctgaCCTTGTTGCGGGCTGAGCGACGGGGAGCAGTCGAGGAAGCAGCCGACGACACTGAcatggcgtcgtcgctgatATAGCTTGTtgacctgctgctgcgccgcgagctgcgccgcgacgcgttGTCGACCTCCATGTCGCTGACCTCGGACGCGGCAGCCTCCTGCTCAGCTCTTCGCTCTTCAcgacggcgctcgcgagcTGCCGTGTCgatcgcgcggcggcggccgtaGGGCGAGATCAACgacttgtcgtcgacgacccaGTTGGAAGCGGCGGTAcggcgcttggccttggactccgcctcggcagtgACCAGAGGAACGGCGATAGCCTTGCGGAGCTGGCGGGACGAAGCACCAATCAACGATGCGGGCAGGCCGTTGGCAGATTGCTCGTTACGGTTGCCTCTGGAAGCCTCGAGAGCGAACAGGATCCGTTCGGCGTCGTTCTTGAGTGCGGGCTTGGGGACGTCGGGGTTCAGCTCGTTCTCACGCACGAAACCGCGGTCGCCATCCCAGACCATGTTGCCCTTGCGAAtgggcggcaaggtcgaggtcgaggcggtggAACCAAACGAAGGGAATGCcgagaggcggcggctggagGTCGACGGAGGTAACAAGGTAGAGCGACGGGGAGCGCCCCATCCATCGCCAACGCTCGAacggtcgtcctcgtcgaggtcctgCAGGTCACCGGCGCTAAACTGCATTGAGCTGCTGGGCCGCAGGGACGAGCGAGGGCGTAGCGAGTTTCCGCGGAGAGATGAAGCGCGGTCAATGGAACCAGTCTCGGAGGGCCCAACGCTCGACTCGCGGGCCAAGCTGGTCATCGTTGCCGAGCGGCCAaggagcgacgagcgcggtgctggtgcgg
Encoded here:
- the ARHGAP39_1 gene encoding Rho GTPase-activating protein 39, encoding MQQATQHSLVASLLGTLPAGSDGSPNSSGDGLEHKPSSLGRGAAARGRVDVDKAAAPNGANGTGSSAQDEHEPAQPVALSPVDVREMLSHCDDATMSWSLQFWVTIADPLTHHVFFACPASGQCSWEPPVGAFVVPRSPDGEWWELADPSRNNQSYYYNTLTSVTQWNRPDGDAFVIPLGLIQRNALPAHNVSNSSDDQSNRTSPDKVNGSLHPSKAPGGSNTSSVRFAQSPVVAVDAPDDDSTPGSHDHNMERDASREFLAEGSTPLQQPPPPSQHLSPVASGSSPARSQEERAGWWDRRKSRKARPRIMDIGPVVGHTENSILPSPPRSPIPIDDGSVNLTFQPASPTQAAYDTHTSFSTDMFADRYFATKRSGVLRTRLPLERIMEWQRNPISSPLLVLSKSSVQDAITTFKVIQHVMGERDRPVDAARAPHGSPSLSLRSKGAEADTSETKMVILEEIRWMLQLGVGRTEMRDEIYCQLIKQLTRNPDQDATVLGFQLFCVFVHAFGPSKSFEPFVQSFLVRNVERTDYGIGIMSKFCLARLDSWLKNGGRGRVLTVAEIEHASDAAFYPSVYGQTLETIMQRQEGAYPELRIPIILPFLADGILALGGTEAEGIFRVPGDQDAIADLKARIDRGHYQLGGIDDPHVTGSLFKMWLRELDEPLVPTKQYNAALEASKDVDNTIIFLKKLPDHNRRVLLFVISFMQLFLDPAVVAITKMTPSNLALVLAPNILRTTSEELSTVYNNTSFECRFVLNLLLHLDPPSVDPEYVPTHGAGERSSLDESDQEEDEFHESHDDDVLEAERAE
- the ARHGAP39_1 gene encoding Rho GTPase-activating protein 39; protein product: MQQATQHSLVASLLGTLPAGSDGSPNSSGDGLEHKPSSLGRGAAARGRVDVDKAAAPNGANGTGSSAQDEHEPAQPVALSPVDVREMLSHCDDATMSWSLQFWVTIADPLTHHVFFACPASGQCSWEPPVGAFVVPRSPDGEWWELADPSRNNQSYYYIVAVDAPDDDSTPGSHDHNMERDASREFLAEGSTPLQQPPPPSQHLSPVASGSSPARSQEERAGWWDRRKSRKARPRIMDIGPVVGHTENSILPSPPRSPIPIDDGSVNLTFQPASPTQAAYDTHTSFSTDMFADRYFATKRSGVLRTRLPLERIMEWQRNPISSPLLVLSKSSVQDAITTFKVIQHVMGERDRPVDAARAPHGSPSLSLRSKGAEADTSETKMVILEEIRWMLQLGVGRTEMRDEIYCQLIKQLTRNPDQDATVLGFQLFCVFVHAFGPSKSFEPFVQSFLVRNVERTDYGIGIMSKFCLARLDSWLKNGGRGRVLTVAEIEHASDAAFYPSVYGQTLETIMQRQEGAYPELRIPIILPFLADGILALGGTEAEGIFRVPGDQDAIADLKARIDRGHYQLGGIDDPHVTGSLFKMWLRELDEPLVPTKQYNAALEASKDVDNTIIFLKKLPDHNRRVLLFVISFMQLFLDPAVVAITKMTPSNLALVLAPNILRTTSEELSTVYNNTSFECRFVLNLLLHLDPPSVDPEYVPTHGAGERSSLDESDQEEDEFHESHDDDVLEAERAE
- the NSP1_0 gene encoding Nucleoporin NSP1; this encodes MANVFGTPRAHRERNSPRLHSVSRPYTRPTDSSPVANGSAHPAFATRRQSPTRTRTTRAATLATSQQLPRSGSEGSLFSGIKSLFSRPLQWLATPTRVPAAQATGRAKRNASPFGDDLDDLIPSPSERRAAKRARRSSPDRERNPYEPGPPPTRDSLLRTARSSDAFALPSLPPNVSLTARSGRPSLPSSTSMPYLDPPTALLAPSSPRGGGLRRSGTISGAGARSAGGPLTRSRRLDLASLASLADEEEEEAQHLPPPPARGIVRSSTVSNRLDTDYWSPWKDRTYPAAGRASIGGASRPDARDVVLQSNSPFRARASPAPAPAPRSSLLGRSATMTSLARESSVGPSETGSIDRASSLRGNSLRPRSSLRPSSSMQFSAGDLQDLDEDDRSSVGDGWGAPRRSTLLPPSTSSRRLSAFPSFGSTASTSTLPPIRKGNMVWDGDRGFVRENELNPDVPKPALKNDAERILFALEASRGNRNEQSANGLPASLIGASSRQLRKAIAVPLVTAEAESKAKRRTAASNWVVDDKSLISPYGRRRAIDTAARERRREERRAEQEAAASEVSDMEVDNASRRSSRRSSRSTSYISDDAMSVSSAASSTAPRRSARNKVRSRSPIPEEDEEMTETPKVRRSTRTKKNVKSPTPEPTPRATRSTRRKKTSPLPERKRTPSPPPTPVAVPSIITHAASPSASTSGSAAPIASSSGYQVRDDNDGPRARSSLRAGAERKHRSHQGAASYNSSRATTPAATGSSGRFSAREEDLPDMDELEAAAKIPLSFSGISMPLFGNTAAPADKPKAPEPAPSTNHTPLLSSRIGTPAPAPSQQSANSLSLPSSNTSRSINRLGTGISTRPRASSPLANNSVVAEPDSPQSQKEASAISNATPKEPPADAGFFSLSAHTPVASLTPTGSTTPTSKPPASSFFAAPTSPKLAASLGLGKPPSPDPSSGVPNFFGQSVSAAPAATPSVNAAPIAFDFGIKPKTAEQSKPVVSTFTFGSSPGSTPAPEAKSDAPAPSVFGQPADKPSFSFGNSTPAADKPAEAPKASFSFGAPTASTEASKPVAAPKAPFSFGAPSATPAVEPKTAAPFNFGAPAAAKPAESAKPAGFSFGTPSAAAPAADKPTEAPKPFSFGTPAANADKPAEASKPFGFGAPAADKPAPSFGGFGTANGSAAKPAAPAPSASSFGTGTGFGFGKAKSPEKESSPAPSTGFGFGSAAPADKSAFSFGNSSATTAPVAPASTGFGFGAQGSSTPAAAPSTGFGSGTGFSFGGSSAAPASTGFGSTPAAPAAAPASSGFSFGASNNASSGFGSTAPASTPASTGNGFGTGSGFGTGSGFGGGANGAAFGSATAPPSAAPFAFGSSAPSPAPGASPATPTGPSFAFGAPNNATSTPAAPAAAPFSFGSSTPAAAPASQPFQFGAAPTTPTSAPVRFGSPAPAAADGNGFSMGLGADNAPGSPGGRKIKPLRRGAVKR